In Streptomyces sp. NBC_00448, the following are encoded in one genomic region:
- a CDS encoding glycosyl hydrolase family 18 protein: MFTGLRTPRPVRRAARLRARLVTGLTALALSMAGLVGLNTPAAHAAGALTAEFSSTGSGSSWSGSYVVKNGSSAAVNGWSLEFDLPAGVTITGETNGTSSVTGSHVVVTPAYYNATIPANGSTYPYSYTFQASGPLGTPTGCLINGDKCDGSPAVPPKAPTGVAVADATAHTVSLKWTAAATGDFPVASYDVLRGNTVVASSATTTATVPNLSPATSYQFTVRAKDSRGNTGPASDPVTATTFDPSTDTVPPTAPGNLRAGTVTSSTVQLSWDAATDNIRVAAYDVYQGSTLAATVPADTRTTTLVGLAPATAYTFTVKARDLADNVSPAGNAVTVTTLEAVGNGGYAKVGYFVQWGIYGRQYFVKNLDTSGAAGKLDVINYAFGNIDPTNLTCLNGVTKGTTADPEDPNQGDGAGDADADYGRAFPASQSVNGQADDGWGKLRGNFNQLKELKAKYPNLKVVMSLGGWTYSKYFSDVAATDASRKKFVQSCIDMYIKGNLPETEGAGGPGVAAGIFDGFDLDWEWPGSPDGHPGNHWSTADKANFTALIAEFRTELDALGGDHKLLTAFTPADPKKIDAGWDLPQVSKNLDIENIQGYDFHGSGSDNSWEPNRTGDQANLYPDPNSPYPNDFSVDSAVQTYLDAGVSPRKLTIGLPFYGRGWQQVTGGGANGEWQSANGAAPGQFAEEAGTRGYNNLVTSVPGLTVHHNDQTVATYGYTGEGGQWWSFDDAWSIGKKAAYIKSKHLLGAMIWEMSGDTPDGSLLNTLNTGLQN; encoded by the coding sequence GTGTTCACAGGACTCAGAACGCCCAGACCTGTCCGCCGGGCGGCGCGGTTACGCGCCCGGCTGGTCACCGGACTCACCGCCCTGGCCCTCTCGATGGCCGGGCTCGTCGGGCTCAACACCCCCGCCGCGCACGCCGCCGGCGCGCTCACCGCGGAGTTCAGCAGCACCGGCAGCGGCTCGTCGTGGTCCGGCAGCTATGTCGTCAAGAACGGCTCCTCGGCCGCGGTCAACGGCTGGAGCCTGGAGTTCGACCTCCCGGCCGGTGTCACGATCACCGGCGAGACCAACGGCACCAGTTCGGTCACCGGTTCCCATGTCGTCGTCACGCCCGCCTACTACAACGCGACGATCCCGGCGAACGGGTCCACGTATCCGTACAGCTACACGTTCCAGGCCTCGGGCCCGCTCGGCACGCCGACGGGGTGCCTGATCAACGGCGACAAGTGCGACGGCAGCCCGGCGGTGCCCCCGAAGGCGCCGACCGGGGTCGCGGTCGCCGACGCCACCGCGCACACGGTGAGCCTGAAGTGGACCGCGGCGGCCACCGGAGACTTCCCCGTGGCGTCCTACGACGTGCTGCGAGGCAACACCGTCGTGGCCTCCAGCGCCACCACCACGGCGACCGTGCCGAACCTGTCCCCGGCGACGTCGTACCAGTTCACGGTGCGGGCGAAGGACTCCCGCGGCAACACCGGGCCGGCCAGCGACCCGGTCACCGCGACCACCTTCGACCCGTCCACCGACACCGTCCCGCCGACCGCTCCGGGCAACCTGCGGGCCGGCACCGTCACCTCCAGCACCGTCCAGCTGTCCTGGGACGCGGCGACCGACAACATCCGCGTCGCCGCCTACGACGTCTACCAGGGCTCGACGCTCGCCGCGACCGTGCCCGCCGACACCCGCACCACCACCCTGGTCGGGCTCGCGCCCGCCACCGCCTACACCTTCACCGTGAAGGCCCGTGACCTGGCCGACAACGTCTCGCCGGCCGGCAACGCGGTCACCGTCACCACCCTGGAGGCCGTGGGCAACGGCGGTTACGCCAAGGTCGGTTACTTCGTGCAGTGGGGCATCTACGGCCGCCAGTACTTCGTGAAGAACCTCGACACCTCGGGCGCCGCCGGCAAGCTCGACGTCATCAACTACGCGTTCGGCAACATCGACCCGACCAACCTCACCTGCCTCAACGGCGTGACCAAGGGCACCACTGCCGACCCGGAGGACCCGAACCAGGGTGACGGCGCCGGGGACGCGGACGCCGACTACGGCCGGGCGTTCCCCGCCTCGCAGTCCGTCAACGGCCAGGCGGACGACGGCTGGGGCAAGCTGCGCGGCAACTTCAACCAGCTCAAGGAGCTCAAGGCCAAGTACCCGAACCTGAAGGTGGTGATGTCGCTCGGCGGCTGGACGTACTCCAAGTACTTCTCCGACGTGGCCGCCACCGACGCCTCCCGCAAGAAGTTCGTCCAGTCCTGCATCGACATGTACATCAAGGGCAACCTGCCGGAGACCGAGGGCGCCGGCGGCCCGGGCGTCGCCGCGGGCATCTTCGACGGCTTCGACCTCGACTGGGAGTGGCCCGGTTCCCCGGACGGCCACCCCGGCAACCACTGGAGCACCGCCGACAAGGCCAACTTCACCGCGCTGATCGCCGAGTTCCGCACCGAACTCGACGCGCTCGGCGGCGACCACAAACTGCTCACCGCCTTCACCCCGGCCGACCCCAAGAAGATCGACGCCGGCTGGGACCTGCCGCAGGTGTCGAAGAACCTGGACATCGAGAACATCCAGGGCTACGACTTCCACGGCTCGGGCAGCGACAACTCGTGGGAGCCGAACCGCACCGGTGACCAGGCCAACCTCTACCCCGACCCCAACTCGCCCTACCCGAACGACTTCAGCGTCGACAGCGCGGTGCAGACGTACCTCGACGCCGGCGTCAGCCCGCGCAAGCTCACCATCGGCCTCCCCTTCTACGGCAGAGGCTGGCAACAGGTGACCGGCGGCGGCGCGAACGGCGAGTGGCAGAGCGCCAACGGCGCCGCGCCCGGCCAGTTCGCCGAGGAGGCCGGCACCCGCGGCTACAACAACCTGGTCACCAGCGTGCCGGGGCTGACCGTCCACCACAACGACCAGACCGTGGCGACCTACGGCTACACCGGCGAGGGCGGCCAGTGGTGGTCCTTCGACGACGCCTGGTCGATCGGCAAGAAGGCCGCGTACATCAAGTCCAAACACCTCCTGGGCGCGATGATCTGGGAGATGTCCGGCGACACCCCCGACGGTTCGCTGCTCAACACCCTCAACACGGGGCTGCAGAACTGA
- a CDS encoding dihydrodipicolinate synthase family protein, which produces MDALTSRTLRGIWSPTLLPLDADDAIDFGRLEESLEAVLGSGVHGVYTNGTAGEFHTLDEGEYDRLHALVAARCAAAGVPYQLGASHPGGRLSLDRVRRAAALRPGAIQVVLPDWLPLRPGEVVAALRGFAAAADGVPLVLYNPPYAKTQVTPALLARIGEEVPQVVGLKVPAVEVAQGLTDRFAVFVAGHTLASGRRGGAAGSYSNVACMSPAGAVRWYAQMAADPRGAADVEARLRGFLDRHVAPLAADGYSDPALDKTLCAVGGWSRTGTRVRWPHRWVPAEQVPALREAALATVPELLAHPLDAR; this is translated from the coding sequence GTGGACGCACTCACCTCGCGGACGCTGCGCGGCATCTGGTCGCCGACGCTGCTGCCGCTCGACGCGGACGACGCGATCGACTTCGGCCGCCTGGAGGAATCGCTGGAGGCGGTGCTCGGCTCGGGCGTGCACGGCGTCTACACCAACGGCACCGCGGGCGAGTTCCACACCCTGGACGAGGGCGAGTACGACCGCCTGCACGCGCTGGTGGCCGCGCGCTGCGCCGCGGCCGGGGTGCCGTACCAGCTCGGCGCGAGCCACCCCGGCGGGCGGCTGTCGCTGGACCGGGTTCGCCGGGCGGCGGCGCTGCGGCCGGGCGCGATCCAGGTGGTGCTGCCGGACTGGCTGCCGCTCCGGCCCGGTGAAGTGGTCGCCGCGCTGCGCGGGTTCGCCGCCGCCGCGGACGGGGTGCCGCTGGTGCTGTACAACCCGCCGTACGCGAAGACGCAGGTCACGCCGGCGCTGCTGGCGCGGATCGGCGAAGAGGTACCGCAGGTGGTCGGGTTGAAGGTGCCAGCGGTGGAGGTCGCTCAGGGCCTGACCGACCGCTTCGCGGTGTTCGTGGCGGGCCACACGCTGGCGTCCGGCCGCCGCGGCGGCGCCGCCGGGTCGTACTCGAACGTCGCCTGCATGAGTCCGGCCGGTGCGGTGCGCTGGTATGCGCAGATGGCCGCGGACCCGCGGGGCGCGGCGGACGTGGAGGCGCGGCTGCGCGGCTTCCTCGACCGCCATGTGGCGCCGCTCGCGGCCGACGGCTACAGCGATCCGGCGCTGGACAAGACGCTGTGCGCAGTGGGCGGTTGGTCCCGCACCGGCACCCGGGTGCGGTGGCCGCACCGCTGGGTGCCGGCGGAGCAAGTGCCCGCGCTGCGGGAGGCGGCGCTGGCCACGGTGCCCGAACTCCTCGCCCACCCGCTGGACGCGAGATGA
- a CDS encoding coagulation factor 5/8 type domain-containing protein — MTTAALPGAVPVTGAATSASAPASTPAPPPGSARDRSGQRPPYARQSPPAEPDFGPHVKVFGPDTPVGQVQAALDAAAVGGGRSALLFRPGRYAVDVRLGPRTSVAGLGAHPDDVTIDGTVRAADQRGPGCGDRAATDSWRAAENLAILPAGGTQRWEVSPAAPLRRVHVRGRLLLCPGPGGASDDGFIADSVVDGEVLDTARQCSLTRDSRVGGWTDPAGRQVFAGVEGAPAPTSPGPPHTLGTTPQVTPPGGPLSREKPFLYVDEGGRYRVFLPALRHGAVGASWAGGSTPGSSVPIDRFFVARPSDSVRTLNKELSQGRHLLLTPGCYELGDTLKVKWAGTVVLGLGHVTLTPRQGVVSMTVADARRVRIAGLRFDADAADADAADADAADAIVLLEIGARRGGRSDPRDPASVQDVCFRIGDAGRAATALVVNSDHVLLDHVRVWRAGPGAGEDRVTGGAAADVVVNGDDVRATGLFVARFRTSGVAWNGEGGRSLTGTG, encoded by the coding sequence ATGACCACCGCGGCCCTGCCCGGCGCCGTACCGGTGACCGGCGCCGCCACTTCCGCGTCCGCGCCCGCTTCCACACCGGCGCCCCCGCCGGGGTCCGCGCGCGACCGCAGCGGGCAGCGGCCCCCGTACGCCCGCCAGTCGCCGCCCGCGGAGCCGGACTTCGGCCCGCACGTGAAGGTCTTCGGCCCGGACACGCCGGTCGGGCAGGTCCAGGCCGCCCTGGACGCGGCCGCGGTCGGCGGCGGCCGGAGCGCCTTGCTGTTCAGGCCGGGCCGCTACGCCGTGGACGTACGGCTCGGGCCCCGCACGTCCGTGGCCGGCCTCGGCGCGCACCCGGACGACGTGACGATCGACGGCACGGTGCGGGCCGCGGACCAGCGCGGGCCGGGCTGCGGCGACCGCGCGGCCACCGACTCGTGGCGCGCCGCGGAGAACCTCGCGATCCTGCCCGCCGGCGGCACCCAGCGGTGGGAGGTCTCCCCCGCCGCGCCGCTGCGCCGGGTGCACGTCCGCGGCCGGCTCCTGCTCTGCCCGGGGCCGGGCGGCGCCTCCGATGACGGGTTCATCGCCGACTCGGTGGTGGACGGGGAGGTGCTCGACACCGCGCGGCAGTGCTCGCTCACCCGGGACAGCCGGGTCGGCGGCTGGACGGACCCGGCCGGGCGGCAGGTCTTCGCCGGCGTCGAGGGAGCGCCCGCGCCGACCTCCCCCGGCCCGCCGCACACGCTGGGCACGACTCCGCAGGTCACGCCGCCGGGCGGCCCGCTCAGTCGCGAGAAGCCGTTCCTCTACGTCGACGAGGGTGGCCGGTACCGGGTGTTCCTGCCGGCGCTGCGGCACGGCGCGGTCGGCGCGAGCTGGGCCGGCGGCAGCACCCCGGGCTCGTCGGTGCCGATCGACCGGTTCTTCGTGGCCCGGCCCTCCGACTCGGTGCGCACCCTCAACAAGGAGCTGTCGCAAGGACGTCACCTGCTGCTGACGCCCGGCTGCTACGAACTGGGCGACACCCTCAAGGTCAAGTGGGCCGGCACGGTGGTGCTGGGGCTCGGCCATGTGACGCTCACCCCGCGCCAGGGCGTGGTGTCGATGACGGTCGCGGACGCGCGCAGGGTGCGGATCGCGGGGCTACGGTTCGACGCGGACGCGGCCGACGCGGACGCGGCCGACGCGGACGCGGCCGACGCGATCGTGCTGCTGGAGATCGGCGCCCGGCGGGGCGGACGCAGCGACCCGCGCGACCCGGCGTCCGTGCAGGACGTGTGCTTCCGGATCGGCGACGCCGGCCGGGCGGCCACCGCGCTCGTCGTGAACAGCGACCATGTGCTGCTCGACCACGTCCGGGTGTGGCGCGCCGGACCCGGCGCCGGCGAGGACCGGGTCACCGGCGGCGCGGCGGCCGACGTGGTGGTCAACGGCGACGACGTGCGGGCCACCGGCCTGTTCGTGGCGCGTTTCCGGACGTCCGGCGTGGCGTGGAACGGCGAGGGTGGGCGCTCGCTCACGGGTACCGGCTGA
- a CDS encoding GNAT family N-acetyltransferase → MDVVLRAVEDGDLPVFFAQMTDPEGVWMAAFTSEDPADRGRFEAHWERIRRDPAVVTRTVVGAGGEVVGHAGAFGPPEEREVTYWIGREHWGRGVATAALRALLAEVPERPLHARAAADNAGSIRVLEKCGFVVTGTERGYANARSAEIDEVVLALRASSEGA, encoded by the coding sequence ATGGACGTGGTGCTGCGTGCGGTGGAGGACGGTGATCTGCCCGTCTTCTTCGCGCAGATGACGGACCCCGAGGGGGTGTGGATGGCGGCGTTCACCTCCGAGGACCCGGCGGACCGCGGCCGGTTCGAGGCCCACTGGGAGCGAATCCGCCGGGACCCGGCGGTCGTCACCCGGACGGTGGTCGGTGCGGGTGGCGAAGTCGTCGGGCACGCGGGCGCGTTCGGGCCGCCGGAGGAGCGCGAGGTGACCTACTGGATCGGCCGGGAGCACTGGGGTCGCGGGGTGGCCACCGCCGCGCTGCGCGCACTGCTCGCCGAGGTGCCGGAACGCCCCCTGCACGCACGCGCGGCCGCGGACAACGCCGGCTCGATCCGGGTGCTGGAGAAGTGCGGGTTCGTGGTCACCGGCACCGAACGGGGTTACGCGAACGCGCGGAGCGCCGAGATCGACGAGGTCGTCCTCGCCCTGCGGG